The following coding sequences are from one Portunus trituberculatus isolate SZX2019 chromosome 32, ASM1759143v1, whole genome shotgun sequence window:
- the LOC123511945 gene encoding protein TRACHEARY ELEMENT DIFFERENTIATION-RELATED 7A-like → MAFGNSAGEGTKHCRILTKNCKGQTQTGMQLSATPPATLPPHSATLPATLSPHSATPPATLPPCLHTAPHPLPPCQPASTQRHTPCHPATLPPHSATPPATLPTCLYPTPHPLPPCSDTLPSQPPDPRSDSGLISSLRVTVRVSGRVNRVSGGGYWLQLKVTPTPPPMAATRPPHHPPPSTAPRSAICALHRLIEELTASQQRHCAATPEINEGAHTLPRPGKAALLTRE, encoded by the exons ATGGCCTTTGGAAACAGTGCTGGCGAGGGAACAAAGCACTGCAGAATACTCACCAAAAACTGCAAGGGACAGACTCAGACAGGGATGCAGCTGag CGCCACACCCCCTGCCACCCTGCCTCCACACAGCGCCACACTCCCTGCCACCCTGTCTCCACACAGCGCCACAccccctgccaccctgccacctTGCCTCCACACAGCGCCACAccccctgccaccctgccaACCTGCCTCCACACAGCGCCACAccccctgccaccctgccaccctgcctCCACACAGCGCCACAccccctgccaccctgccaACCTGCCTCTACCCAACTCCACATCCCTTgccgccctgt AGTGACACCCTCCCATCACAGCCCCCTGACCCCCGAAGCGACAGCGGCCTTATCAGCAGCCTCAGGGTCACGGTGCGTGTGTCAGGGCGCGTCAATCGGGTATCGGGCGGCGGGTATTGGCTTCAACTCAAAGTGACGCCCACACCCCCACCCATGGCAGCCACACGCCCGCCCCACCATCCCCCTCCCAGCACCGCGCCTCGTTCTGCCATCTGCGCCCTCCATCGGCTTATCGAAgagct CACCGCCTCTCAGCAGCGTCATTGCGCGGCAACGCCGGAGATTAATGAAGGTGCCCACACGCTGCCAAGGCCAGGCAAGGCAGCGCTGCTGACACGGGAGTAG